DNA from Actinomyces sp. oral taxon 897:
CCTGCCGGTACGCCAGCCGCACCGGGTACGCCAGGCGCGCTGGGCAGACCCGAAGGCCCGGGCAGACCCGCTGTAGCCCAGTTGGTCCCCACCCCGGGGTCCTGCCGTGAGCGCGCCCTGGCTCGTCGTGGGCCTGGGCAACCCTGAGCCCCGGTACGCCCGCAACCGCCACAATATCGGCCGTATGGTCATCGACCTGCTGGTGGGGCGTACCGGGGCCACCCTGTCACGGCACAGGACCCGCGCCCGGGTGGCCGAGGTCCGGCTGGGGCTCCTGCCCGGTGGGGCGCCCGGGCCGCGCGCGGTCCTGGCGGAGCCCACCGCGTTCATGAACGTCTCCGGGGGGCCGGTCAGGGCCCTGACGCAGTTCTACGGCCTGGGGGCTGAGCGCCTGCTCGTCATCCACGACGACCTCGACCTGCCCGAGCACACCCTGCGTCTCAAGCGCGGTGGCGGTGAGGGCGGTCACAACGGGCTGCGTTCGGTCTCCCAGGCCCTGGGGACACGCGACTACGCCCGCCTGCGGGTGGGGATCGGGCGCCCGCCGGGACGACAGGACGTGGCCGACTTCGTGCTCACCGACCTGCCGCCCCGGTCCCGGGCCCAGTGGGGCGTCACCCTGGAGCAGGCGGCCGACGCCGTCCAGGCCGTGGTGCTTAAGGGGTTTGAGCGGGCCCAGGCCGTCCTGCACGCCCCCTGACGTGCCGGGCGCAGGCGTCCAGGAACCGGACGTGGGTACTCCGGGAGAGGCTGGCCCCGTCAAGCCCGGGGAACCCCGGGCAAGGGCCGGACGTGGGCGCCCGGGAGAGGCGGACCGCCGGGCAACCG
Protein-coding regions in this window:
- the pth gene encoding aminoacyl-tRNA hydrolase translates to MSAPWLVVGLGNPEPRYARNRHNIGRMVIDLLVGRTGATLSRHRTRARVAEVRLGLLPGGAPGPRAVLAEPTAFMNVSGGPVRALTQFYGLGAERLLVIHDDLDLPEHTLRLKRGGGEGGHNGLRSVSQALGTRDYARLRVGIGRPPGRQDVADFVLTDLPPRSRAQWGVTLEQAADAVQAVVLKGFERAQAVLHAP